The proteins below are encoded in one region of Cucurbita pepo subsp. pepo cultivar mu-cu-16 chromosome LG10, ASM280686v2, whole genome shotgun sequence:
- the LOC111803354 gene encoding transcription factor ORG2-like encodes MLAVSSPLFSTLQWPLEDPISLHNHHNSPFPPFEPSDNSFYLHFPPPPPLQPPHVDLDHYPSSATPSPKAGANVSKMAKKLNHNASERDRRKKINSLYSSLRSLLPSTDQMKKLSNPATISRILSYIPELQQQVEGLMRKKEELMAAMVGQEVKSDKEKKTKCAATSSSSIVSTSRLGQREMAIQISTDINGGHQNSLSEILVCLEEEGLLLLNASSFESFDGKVFHNLHLQMESSCRMEPKMLSNKLLEMFP; translated from the exons atgttgGCTGTTTCTTCTCCTTTGTTTTCTACTCTTCAATGGCCATTGGAAGATCCCATCTCCCTCCATAACCACCATAACTCACCCTTTCCTCCTTTTGAACCTTCTGATAATTCATTCTACCTCCATTTCCCTCCGCCCCCGCCATTGCAGCCGCCGCACGTTGACCTCGATCACTATCCCTCCTCCGCTACTCCGTCACCCAAAGCCGGTGCCAACGTCTCTAAGATGGCTAAGAAACTTAACCATAATGCTAGCGAACGCGACCGTCGCAAGAAGATCAACTCTCTCTACTCCTCTCTACGCTCCCTCCTTCCCTCCACTGACCAAATG AAGAAGCTGAGTAACCCGGCGACGATCTCGAGGATATTGAGCTACATACCGGAGCTACAACAGCAAGTGGAAGGGCTaatgaggaagaaagaagagctAATGGCAGCCATGGTTGGGCAAGAAGTAAAGAGcgataaagaaaagaaaacgaaatgCGCAGCTACGAGCTCCTCGTCGATCGTATCGACAAGTCGACTTGGTCAACGGGAAATGGCGATTCAGATATCCACCGACATCAACGGCGGCCACCAGAATTCGTTGTCGGAGATCTTGGTTTGCTTGGAGGAGGAAGGTCTTCTTTTGTTGAatgcttcttcttttgagtcTTTTGATGGGAAGGTTTTCCATAATTTGCATCTTCAG ATGGAAAGCAGTTGCAGAATGGAGCCTAAAATGCTTAGCAATAAGCTCTTGGAGATGTTCCCATGA